The Paenibacillus amylolyticus genome contains the following window.
GCGTCACCGACCATGAACTCAGGGATGCTTGGATTAAGACGATATCTGATCTCCAGATGTTTCTCATCTGCACGGGGTTTAAACAGTTCGGCAACCTGCTCCAGCATATTACGTAATGCAAATGGTTCATATGCCAGTGCCATTTTCCCGGACTCCAGCTTACTAAAGTCCAGAATATCATTGAGAATATTCAGCAGCGCATCTCCGCTGTCTTGAATAATCTCGGCATATTCACGCTGTTCTTCCGATAAATCGGTACCGATCAACAACTCTGTCATGCCCACGATCCCGTTCATTGGTGTCCGAATTTCATGGCTAACCATCGACAGAAATTCCGACTTGGCCTGAGCTGCCAGCTCAGCCGTCTCTTTGGCACGTACAATTTCACGTTCGCCAGTCACGTCATTAAACACGACCACTGCACCCTGAATCTGTCCCTGTTCAATAATTGGCGTCACCTGATACTGCACCAAAAAGCTGCTGCCATCTTTACGCCAGAACACATCCTCTTTGATTGAACGTCTCTGTCCATCCAACACAGTCATTTGAATCGGGCACTCTTCTTTTGGAAAATGACTTCCGTCTGCACGGGTGTGATGGATAATGGGATGTGAGTTCTTACCAATGAACTCTTTCGCCTCATAACCGAACATCGAAGCTGCTGCCGGGTTCATAAACATGGTGATTCCATCCGCATCCAAACCATATATTCCTTCCGTCACCGTATTAAGGATCAGCTCATGTTGCTTGCTTAGCTCCTGGATACGCTCCGTGTATTCCTTACGCTCGGTAATATCGGACACGATGCCATAGACGCCTACCATCTCCTTATCCACAATGATGGGCACATTCGTAACGGACACATCAACCTTCCGACCTTTTGAATTGACGATTCGGGTCTCATAATATTGCGGTTCACCTTGCTTCACCATATCAAAATAGTGTTCGCCGTATTGCACATCACATGGATCCAGGTTAGATAGAAACGATTTGCCTATCAGCTTATTACGTGGAATATCCAGCATTTGCACAAGTTTGCTGTTCACCGCACTATACTTGCCTTCCAGATTCAATGAATACACAGCTGCCGGGTTATGTTCGAACAGTGATCTGTACCGCTGACGACTTTCTCGAAGACGTCTGTCCGCATCCTTGTGATGGGTAATATCCCTGCTGATGCTTACGATCTGGACACTCTTGCCCCGTTCTCCGGCTACAGGCTTCGCCAATGTCTCCATCCAGATATAGTGTCCCTTCTTGTGCAACACACGCATCTTGCAGCCATTGGTGATCTTGGAAAGATCCATCGGGTCCGGGTAATCTCCCGGATAACAATAATCCTTGAACGACTTGCCCATGACTTCCTCCGGCTTATAACCCAGCAAGGTGTACACGGAAGGTGAAACATATAACAACTCTCCATCCGCAGAACAAGTCGTAATCAGATCTTGCGCATGTTCAGCAAGGACCTGATACTTCTCCTGCGTCTCCTGAAGCTCACGTTCAACTTTTACAATATCGGTAACATCCTTGGCTATGCCGTAGATTCCAACGACTTCACTGTCGGCTGTAATTGGTATATAGGTAACTTGGGCGTGCTTTAGTGAACCATCCTTATGATAGAATGCCATGGATTCACTGACTGAACGTCCAGCCAGTACCTCTGTAATGAATTGTTTTCGTAAATTCTCACTTTCCGGCGGGCTGATCCGATCCCGGCTCATACCCATAAGTTCTTCAATTTTATATCCAGATAACCGCTCAAAAGACGGGTTGGCGTCCATATGGTTTCCAGCAATGTCCATCACATAAATGGCATCTGGATGATTAAAAAACAATGACCGGTAAGAGCTTCCCTCAGAAATAATGCGCTTCAGGGTTTCCGTTTTATTAATATCCAAGGCTTACCCCTCTTTCTCAGCCAATATCTTCATCTAACAACAGGAATTAGTCATTCCCTATAGAAATGGGCCTACCCTCGAATAACCATGTAAGCCAGCCTAGAAACAGCTTTTTTTATTTTACCAGATTCTTGTCTCATTTTGCTTATAATCTATGATTCAAATCACATGATGTGTGATGTAATAGTTGGAAATTAAGTCTTAGATTCGTTAGCGCTCTGTAAGATGCCTCTGCGTAAAATTAACGATACATTTTGTATCAAAAAGGATATAATCTTTAAAAAAATGTTTTTCAACGACGGAGAGGATGAATGAATCATGCTGCCCAACAGAGTTAAAATTGCCTATGGCAAACTAAGAGGCTTGACCATTTTTGGTAAAATACAGCCCTCCATGGGCCTGTTGCCACGGATCAGGGGCAAAGTATATCTAAATAAGCGTGGTGACTTGCAGGTGGGAAAGCGGCTTAACATCATAGGTAAACCCTGGGGAACCCAGCTAACCGTGGTCAAAGGGGCACGACTAACGATTGGCGATGACGTCATGATTAATGCCGGTGTGGGGATTGCCGCTAACGTAGAGGTGACCATCGGCAATAACGTCATGATTGGTCCTCGAACAAGCATATTCGATAGTGCTTATCACCGGATTGATTCACTGGATGACGGGAGCCAGACTGCCAAGCGAATTGTCATTCAGGACAATGCCTGGATTGGTACAGGCGCGCTCATTCTGCCCGGAGTGACGATTGGCAGGAATGCAGTCGTGGCAGCAGGAAGCACGGTGACCAAAGATGTACCCGAGAATACACTTGTAGCCGGCGCGCCAGCCAAGATCATTCGCGAGCTGACCATTCATGACGGTTGGGTCAGACATTAGAAAAAATCCCCTTAAGCTTACATACAACAGAACTTTGCATGTTTTGGCTTAAAGAGGATCTTGAGCTTACAATAACCAGGCATATATCTAATTATTCAAATTTCTTTTTTGGCAAAATACATCATGCCGATTCCAATGAAAATGACAGCACTGCCTCCGACGACCGCCAGCATCGTCATCAGCGGAACATTGTAGGCTCCGAAACCTCCGCCGTCCACGGGTGTCATCAGAATCATCGGTTGTGCCCAGGGATAATACGGTCCAAACGTCGCCGAGTTCACGATGAGAATATTCGGTACAGTTAGAGCAAAATTCAGTGCAAGCGGTGCGGCAAAACTGCTCCATACCAGGGAAACGAACATCTGCAGGGCGGCAAGAGGTACACAAGCCAATAACCCAAGCAGCATTTTGCCCACCAGGAATCCCCAGGGTATCTGCATTGTAATGCCATGAATCGTGCCTGCCAGCAGAATGGACAGCAGCAACAACACTTGTGTACCCGCCAGAAGCATGAGTACAATCGTCAGTTTGCCTGCGTATACACCTGAACGTGTGAGCGGCAGAACCAGCATCTGCTTCCACCCTCCTCCTGCATGTTCGAAACGGCAGACAAAGGACGTAAACACGCCAGTCAGCATCGGCAACAGGAGTAATCCGTGCAAGAAGACCATGGTGCCCATCAGTACCTGCCAATTCCCCGATGGAGTGGACAACAGTCCGATGAGCAGTGCAATAAGTGGACTTAACAGAATCAGGAGCCATATGGGTGACTTGCCCATCTTCAACCGTTCAGCAGACAAAATTCGAAAATACGTTGTCGCAAAGCTCATATCAGGCCACATCCTTCCGGCTAAAATGAACCATACCCAGCAACAGGATCAAGAGCCCCAGACCTGCACCCATGCCTGCATACAGATATGGATTAGGTCCATTCCAGGCCATCTGTGCCCAAGCAAGTGGAAAGTGGGGTGAGATACTGAGCGCGAACATGCCTGTTATCGCGAGAACAATCCCCAGGGTGACGGGAAGCGCCTGATTCTTGTTTACCATCGTGAGCCATAACTCCAAAGACAACACGGGAAGCGCCCCAGCCAAAGGCATCAGTCCGAGCTTGATGGCATGCGTCCAAGGGATCTCACTGGCATGGAATCCGAGGACCAGACCCAGACCTACAATTCCTGCGGTTAATAGCAGGCAGGAGATCACCAGCAGCAGACAAGCCAGCAGGAACTTGGCCAGATACACGGCCGGTCTTGAAATCGGCATCGCCAGCAACTGTTTCCACGATCCCTGTTCATGCTCGACACTCGCGATCATGGAGCTTAGAATGGTTGCTCCCAACATCAGAGACAACGGTACAAAAACAACCACATTGCCCAACAATCCGCCCCACAGATTATCCGCATACTGCTCTTTCAGATAGTCCAACCGTAAGCCAAAATTAAGCGCCTGCATCGCTGTCAATCCAAGCGGAGCCAGAAACACGAGAAACCAGATTCCCTTGCCCCGAATCTTGAGCCAGTCCGACGATAATGCACGTCCGGTCATAGGGAAGCCCCCTCGCCAATGACCCGCATGAACAGATCTTCCAGCGACTGACGCTGTTCCTCAACACGATACACATCATGATCCTGTTCAATCAATCGGCGGACAAGCAATGCAACCGAAGGGTTATCCATATAAGGGAACGTTAATGCAGAACCTTGTCGCTGACCGAATTGCCCTTGCTCTCTCGCCAGTTTCATGGCCTCTTCCGGCTCGGAAACCGTTAACCGGATAGAACTACCCGTCTGACTGTGCAGACTCGCGATGGTATCCTGAAGCACCATCTTGCCTTCACGGATAATACCAACACGACTTGCCATCTGCTCGACTTCACTCAGCAAGTGGCTGGAAACCAGAACAGTAATGCCATGTTCCAGAGGCATGCGTTTGATCAGCTCCCGAATCTCCTGAATACCGGCCGGATCAAGTCCGTTCGTTGGCTCGTCCAGAATCAGAAGCTCCGGCTCACCCAGCAAAGCGCTGGCAATACCCAGACGCTGCTTCATGCCAAGGGAGTACCCCTTCACTGAACGTTTGGCATCCTTGGTCAGATCTACAATGGATAGCACTTCAGCTATTCTTGATTTCGGGACATTGAGGATGCGGCGCAAGGTCTCCAGATTCTCTACCGCATTCAGATGTCCGTAATACGAAGGGTATTCCACCAGGGAGCCCACACGGCGCAGAATGTCCATACGCTCCTTGCGGATATCCTTGTCAAAGACACGGATTACGCCTTTGGTTGGTTTAATCAAGCCGAGAAGCATGCGAATCGTTGTTGTTTTGCCGGCACCGTTGGGACCGAGGAAGCCGTAGATATCTCCCTTTTTAATATGCAGATCAAGTTCACGGACCGCTGCACGGTCCCGGTATGTTTTCCACAGATTCGCCGTTTGAATAATATTTTCACTCACTGTATGATCACCTCGGAACTATCGTAACCTTCCAAGGTTAAAGCCAAGGTAGTCTCCAGTTTAAGTTTAGTTTAAAAAGAGATCTTAAGGGTTCGTTGTGTCCTTACTTCCCTTACCACTGTAAATGTATGTCCGAACGCCCGTATCGGAACTGTCCACCCGCTTGCGCAGTCCCATCTCACGAATTAACAGGTCTACAATGGATAAACCCAGACCTGTGCCTTTGGTGTCGGGATCCTGTTGCATTCCCGGACCGCGATCCTGAATAACGATGGCCGTCTGCCCCTGAATCTCCCGGGTTGAGATGCCAATATATTTCCCGCTGGCGGCATGACGTATCACGTTTTGGAACAGGTTATCCAGAATACGACGCATACCCTGTTCATCCATAAGCCAAATCAGCGGTTCCTCCGGCAGGTCAATATCAATTTCGAATTGCTCTTTCTCCCAGACCGGATACCAGGCCGCCGCCGTTTCCCTGACCATCCGCAGCATATCTTTCTCTTCCAGCTTCAGCGTATATTTACCGCTTGTGAGCAAATTATAGGATAACATGTTGTCAATGAGCCCGCCGAGGTCCTCCATCTTCGCTTCCATGCGATGTAATGAACGGTCCCCTTGCTCGCTTAGCGCTTCCTTATGCAAAGCATGCATATGTCCACGAATCACCGTTAGTGGGGTGCGCAGATCGTGGGAAAGCCCCGCAATCAGACGTTTGCGCAATTGTTCTTCCTCACGCTCACGCTGGCGGCTGTCGGACAGTTGATACACCATCTGGTTAAATGACTCCTCCAGCTGACCAATCTCATCTGACCGCCGAATATCAACCGGAAGCGGAATGCCTTCCTTGCCCGGTGTCATCATCGCCGTCTGTAAACGAATAAGTCGTTTGCGAATACGTGCGAAGAAGAGAATCGACATGATGATGAAAATCATGAAGATGATCGTCATCACAATGCCAAGATACAGGAGCTCCATTGGCCAGTTGCTCTGTGTCATTTGCAGAAGTGATCGCGGCACTTCAATGATCATGAAGCCCTGTCCCTTGTCCTTTTCACCTCCACCGATGTATGAAACGACGGTTAACGGATCGCGAAAGGAAGCTTCTTTCATGAATTGCACCGTATTGCTCACATTCCATATGGCCGGAATTCGAGTCTCTGCCTTTTTCCCTGAATCCAGTGACCATCTCAATGTCGTGTCTGTCCCGCCATCCGGCGATGTGGAATTCAGAAGCGTTACATCTTCACCACCGAGAATAAAGAGGGTCTCACCGCTTGCATTCACACGATACATGGAAGACTTGGGATACGATGCATGTAATTGCTCCAAACGGGCCTTAATCTCCTCATCTGAAGCACCATTCAGGTTCTCTGCTTCACGCGACCACAGGTTACTGATCCGGGTAACGTCACCGTAAGGCGCCGCTTGATTCGTATTGGTGTTGTTCACTACGACAACATATATGATGGATATGATCGGCAGAACGACGGGCACGAATAATACGGCCGCCAGAATCAGGATGATATATCTGGACATCAAGGACCGCCCAAAGCGTAGCTTGCCCTGCCTGGTTTGCTTATGCTCAGGGTCCATGCGCGGTTCTCCTTTCCATTCTCCATTCATCGTCTTCCGTGCTCTGAACCGTCGGATCATGGCTTCTTCACACGATATCCCACACCGCGGACCGTCTGAATAACGACCGGATTGGCCGGATCAAGCTCCAGCTTTTCGCGCAGATGTCGAATATGTACCATCAAAGTTTTGTCCCCATCCAGATAAGGCTCGTTCCAGACAGCTTCATAGATCTGCTCTTTGGTTCGAATCATGCCCATATGTCGCAGCAGGTAGGCGAAGATATGGAACTGTTTTCCCGATAAATAATCTCATCCCCCGTCTCCTCATTCACGATCCGGTTGTCCTTCTCATAGATGGAGAGATGATCCAGCTTCAGGGCAGTATCGGAGGATGCCGCTGTCCCTGCCTTACGCAGTTGGACCTCAATTCGGGCAGCCAGTTCATCGGGGTGAAATGGTTTGGTCACATAGTCATCGGCAAAATCGAGACCGTGCAATTTATCGTCAATGGACGTTCTGGCCGAAAGCATGACAATGGGCACAGCGGGATGTTCTTTTTCAATCGCTGCCCACCGTAAATCCATCCAGCCCGGGCAGCATGACATCCAGAATAATGAGTGAGCAGCCAACAGCAGCCTCGGATGCACCTTCACCACTGCCGAACCATACCACCTCATAACCGCGCTCCTCCAGATCAGCTCTGACCCATGTTGCAATTTCCGTATCATCTTCAATGTATAACAGTTTGGTTTTCATCCGAATATTCGTTTCCTTTCCGCTCCCATTGGGTTAATGATATATCTGAGCATCATCATAAAAACGGTACCACACATTCTAATTATAGCTTATCCATTAACGTAGGGAATGTGATATCAGATCAGTCTATCAAGTACATATCAGTTCTACACCTGACGGGAGGAATTTCATTATGCTGCTGGAAGCCATCTATCATCAACCAAAACGAAATTGGGCCTACGCCTATGATCAAGATACAATCCATCTGCGCCTGCGCGCCAAAAAGAATGATTTGACAGAGGTACATGCCCTGACCGGGACAAATATGCGTGGGATGCCACCAAAGCGCTGGTTCCCTTAACGAAGTTCACCTCCGACTCCATGTTTGATTACTACGAAGGCGAAGTGAAACCTCCCTACCATCGGTTGAAGTACTCTTTTTTGCTCAAAAGTGGAGATCAACAGCTATGGATGACCGAGACAGACTTCCAGGAAGAAGAACCGGACGATCCGGGTCGTATGTTCCAGTTCCCTTATATTCATGCTGGAGCTGTATTCACACCTCCTGCATGGGTTAAGGATGCCGTGTTTTATCAGATTTTCCCTGAACGATTCGCGAATGGCAATCCCGATATTAGTCCGGAAAAGGTGGAACCGTGGGGTGGCGAGCCAACCCCTTTCAATTTCTTCGGCGGTGATCTTCAAGGCGTGATTGACCATCTGGATTATATCAGTGATCTTGGCATTAATGCGATCTACTTCACACCCATCTTCGAAGCCACCACCAACCACAAATACGATACCGAAGACTACCTGCGGGTAGATCGGCATTTTGGTGACGCAGATACCGTGAAACGACTGGTCGAGCTGTGCCATGCACGTGGAATTCGCGTATTGCTGGATGCGGTGTTCAACCATTCCGGGAAGACCTTTGCGCCGTTTGTGGATGTGCAGAAGAACGGAGAACAATCCAAATACAAGGACTGGTTCCATGTACATGAATTCCCGCTGGACGTGAAGGATGGCATTCCTACATATGAGACCTTCGGATTCGAAGCGCACATGCCAAAGCTGAATACGGAGAATGCCGAGGTTAAGGACTATCTGTTGAAGGTCGCCGAGTACTGGATCAAGGAAGTGGGTGCGGACGGATGGCGACTGGATGTCGCAGACGAGGTGGATGATGCCTTCTGGCGCGATTTCCGCCGTGTAGTCAAGGCTGCCAATCCGGAAGCCTACATCCTGGGCGAAGTATGGAACGAGTCTTCCGCCTGGCTGCAAGGTGACCAGTTCGATGCGTCCATGAACTATCCCTTTACCGATGCCGTGAATGCTTTCTTTGTGAAAAATACAATGCACGCCGAACAGTTCGCGAACTCCATCGGGCGACAGTTGTCCCGTTATCCACTTCAGGCCAGCGAAGTAGCATTCAATCTGCTGGACAGCCACGATACCCCGCGGCTGCTCACGCTGTGTGAAGGCGACCAGCGCAAGATGAAGCTGGCTGCGTTATTCCAGTTCAGTTACATGGGCGCTCCGTGCATCTATTACGGAGACGAGATTGGCTTGGACGGCGAGCATGATCCGGGTGCCGTAAATGCATGGAATGGGATGAAGCGAAGCAGGACCGGGAGCTGTTCGACTTTTATCAGAGACTGATCTCCCTGCGTCATGCTCATCCTGCCCTGCGTGCAGAAGGCACCGTTCGTTTCCTTCAGGCTCGTGCCAATGGAAGCCAACTGGTATTTGAGCGGCAGAATGAAGAGGAACGCGTTCTGATTCTGTTCAATCGCTCGGAAGAGACGGCTATTGTTGAGCTGGAGGCTGGTGACGGAGAGTGGGCCGAGTTGTTCGGTGAGAACCATCGTACCGCCAAGGAAGATGGCGTGCTTGCCATTGAATTGCCCGCCTATGGATATGCCGTATTGAGTACGGCTGTGAGCCAGGACTAGATTCATAATATAGATATACCTGAAGTTATATATATGCGAGTCCATCTTCGCATCAGTTGGCTATGTAAAACAAGCGTCCTGCAGAACCCGGATTCGGGTTTGCGGACGCTTGTTTTGGTATTGCCGTTATACATCATGATGTCACCGATGATCTCAGTGTTCCCATTCAGATTAAACCTGAGGGTCCGTGTGCACTTGAGCATCTGCCCCACTTGCAGTTGTGTCAGCATCCGCTGGCTTCGACTCCTGCTCGGGCTCTGCTCGCTTTGCCTTTGGTTTAGCCAGCTTTTGCATCATTTTACGGCCAGTTGGTGTCTGGGCCAGTCCGCCTTGGGCTGTCTCCCGGTGGCGGCTCGGCATCGCACTGCCTACTTCCAGCATGACGTCGATAACTTCATCTGACGGAATGGCACTACGCACTCCGGCCAGCGCCATATCAGCCGCAGCCAGCGCCGTCACTGCACCCAGTCCGTTTCGGACGATGCATGGAATTTCAACGAGGCCTGCGACCGGATCGCAGATGAGACCGAGTGTATTTTTTAACGCCAAACCTACGGCATGCACGACCTGTTCCGGTGCGCCTCCACGCAGTTCAACCATGGCACCGCAGCCATGCCAATCGCGGAACCCACTTCCGCCTGACATCCACCCTCGGCCCCGGAGATAAATGAATTGTTCGCAATCACATAACCAATCGCGCCCGCACAGAACAATCCGTTCACCAGATGTTCGTCCGTCCAGCCAAATCGCTCCTGTGAGCTAATAAACACACCGGGGATAATGCCGCAGGAACCGGCTGTTGGCGTTGCAACGATGCGGCCCATGGAGGCGTTCACTTCAGATACACACAGGGCATATGCCATGGCAAGTGCGGAAGCATCTCCTGAGCAAGTCTCACCCTTGCGAATGTACTCGGCCATTTTTTTACCGTCTCCACCCGTTAATCCACTGCGTGATGTGGTGTCTTCCGTTAACCCTTTGCGTACCGCTTCCTTCATCACCTGATAATATTCAGACATCTGCTTCACGACATCCGCTTCCGGTGTATTGGTCTCCTGAACCTGCTCCTCAATCATCAGCTGAGCAATGGTTTTGGATTCCGCTGTGCAGATCGTATTCAGCTCGTGTAAATGTTTAAATCGCATCCGAATCAACCCCTCTCTTCAAATCGATAACCCGAATGTCCAGCACATGGTCCAGCTCCTTTAGACGTTGGAGCATCTCCGGATCAGGCGCCCCATCCATCTCCATCGCGGTCAGCGCTTCGCCATCACGTGCTTTCCGATCCACTCTGCATATACC
Protein-coding sequences here:
- a CDS encoding PAS domain S-box protein, which encodes MDINKTETLKRIISEGSSYRSLFFNHPDAIYVMDIAGNHMDANPSFERLSGYKIEELMGMSRDRISPPESENLRKQFITEVLAGRSVSESMAFYHKDGSLKHAQVTYIPITADSEVVGIYGIAKDVTDIVKVERELQETQEKYQVLAEHAQDLITTCSADGELLYVSPSVYTLLGYKPEEVMGKSFKDYCYPGDYPDPMDLSKITNGCKMRVLHKKGHYIWMETLAKPVAGERGKSVQIVSISRDITHHKDADRRLRESRQRYRSLFEHNPAAVYSLNLEGKYSAVNSKLVQMLDIPRNKLIGKSFLSNLDPCDVQYGEHYFDMVKQGEPQYYETRIVNSKGRKVDVSVTNVPIIVDKEMVGVYGIVSDITERKEYTERIQELSKQHELILNTVTEGIYGLDADGITMFMNPAAASMFGYEAKEFIGKNSHPIIHHTRADGSHFPKEECPIQMTVLDGQRRSIKEDVFWRKDGSSFLVQYQVTPIIEQGQIQGAVVVFNDVTGEREIVRAKETAELAAQAKSEFLSMVSHEIRTPMNGIVGMTELLIGTDLSEEQREYAEIIQDSGDALLNILNDILDFSKLESGKMALAYEPFALRNMLEQVAELFKPRADEKHLEIRYRLNPSIPEFMVGDAIRIRQILVNLVGNALKFTDQGSIDVNVDIIKGRKPEDSVLDFAVQDTGIGIPADKLDQLFQSFSQLHPVINRKYGGTGLGLVISKRLVEIMGGSISVESIEGEGSTFRFAVPAASVDASAEQTASQFHHDRTRQSDKVAMRILVAEDHPVNRKILREYLEKLGYQADVCTNGVEAIDAISQNAYDIVLMDIHMPVMDGLKATDLLHRLIPRDRIPPIIAVTGNAKREDKEACLEIGMRDFISKPVMLSELKRVIQQWGPRDEPQLAPN
- a CDS encoding DapH/DapD/GlmU-related protein is translated as MLPNRVKIAYGKLRGLTIFGKIQPSMGLLPRIRGKVYLNKRGDLQVGKRLNIIGKPWGTQLTVVKGARLTIGDDVMINAGVGIAANVEVTIGNNVMIGPRTSIFDSAYHRIDSLDDGSQTAKRIVIQDNAWIGTGALILPGVTIGRNAVVAAGSTVTKDVPENTLVAGAPAKIIRELTIHDGWVRH
- a CDS encoding ABC transporter permease, coding for MSFATTYFRILSAERLKMGKSPIWLLILLSPLIALLIGLLSTPSGNWQVLMGTMVFLHGLLLLPMLTGVFTSFVCRFEHAGGGWKQMLVLPLTRSGVYAGKLTIVLMLLAGTQVLLLLSILLAGTIHGITMQIPWGFLVGKMLLGLLACVPLAALQMFVSLVWSSFAAPLALNFALTVPNILIVNSATFGPYYPWAQPMILMTPVDGGGFGAYNVPLMTMLAVVGGSAVIFIGIGMMYFAKKEI
- a CDS encoding ABC transporter permease, producing the protein MTGRALSSDWLKIRGKGIWFLVFLAPLGLTAMQALNFGLRLDYLKEQYADNLWGGLLGNVVVFVPLSLMLGATILSSMIASVEHEQGSWKQLLAMPISRPAVYLAKFLLACLLLVISCLLLTAGIVGLGLVLGFHASEIPWTHAIKLGLMPLAGALPVLSLELWLTMVNKNQALPVTLGIVLAITGMFALSISPHFPLAWAQMAWNGPNPYLYAGMGAGLGLLILLLGMVHFSRKDVA
- a CDS encoding ABC transporter ATP-binding protein; amino-acid sequence: MSENIIQTANLWKTYRDRAAVRELDLHIKKGDIYGFLGPNGAGKTTTIRMLLGLIKPTKGVIRVFDKDIRKERMDILRRVGSLVEYPSYYGHLNAVENLETLRRILNVPKSRIAEVLSIVDLTKDAKRSVKGYSLGMKQRLGIASALLGEPELLILDEPTNGLDPAGIQEIRELIKRMPLEHGITVLVSSHLLSEVEQMASRVGIIREGKMVLQDTIASLHSQTGSSIRLTVSEPEEAMKLAREQGQFGQRQGSALTFPYMDNPSVALLVRRLIEQDHDVYRVEEQRQSLEDLFMRVIGEGASL
- a CDS encoding HAMP domain-containing sensor histidine kinase, translating into MDPEHKQTRQGKLRFGRSLMSRYIILILAAVLFVPVVLPIISIIYVVVVNNTNTNQAAPYGDVTRISNLWSREAENLNGASDEEIKARLEQLHASYPKSSMYRVNASGETLFILGGEDVTLLNSTSPDGGTDTTLRWSLDSGKKAETRIPAIWNVSNTVQFMKEASFRDPLTVVSYIGGGEKDKGQGFMIIEVPRSLLQMTQSNWPMELLYLGIVMTIIFMIFIIMSILFFARIRKRLIRLQTAMMTPGKEGIPLPVDIRRSDEIGQLEESFNQMVYQLSDSRQREREEEQLRKRLIAGLSHDLRTPLTVIRGHMHALHKEALSEQGDRSLHRMEAKMEDLGGLIDNMLSYNLLTSGKYTLKLEEKDMLRMVRETAAAWYPVWEKEQFEIDIDLPEEPLIWLMDEQGMRRILDNLFQNVIRHAASGKYIGISTREIQGQTAIVIQDRGPGMQQDPDTKGTGLGLSIVDLLIREMGLRKRVDSSDTGVRTYIYSGKGSKDTTNP